A genomic window from Etheostoma spectabile isolate EspeVRDwgs_2016 chromosome 13, UIUC_Espe_1.0, whole genome shotgun sequence includes:
- the lrch2 gene encoding leucine-rich repeat and calponin homology domain-containing protein 2, whose protein sequence is MATSQGGVGAVTALQSHHYSSGPHWSPGISQYQHQQQHHTARSLDRALEDAVCSGLLNLSGRKLREYPGMSYDLTDTTQADLSKNRLTDIPPEVCLFAPLESLNLYHNCIKCIPEAIINLQMLTYLDVSRNLLSVLPKYLFSLPLKVLLVSNNKLVSIPEEIGKAKELMELDVSCNEIRVLPAQVGSLHALRELNIRKNCLHLLPEELADLPLIRLDFSCNKITEIPPAYRKLRQLQHIILDNNPMQSPPAQICLKGKVHIFKYLNIQACRMDKKPDTLDLPSLGKRCLPQPLTDSMEDFYPSKNHGPDSGIGSDNGDKRLSTTEPSDDDTVSLHSQVSETARADALSLLSKMDSCKDQDLYDFIDPNPDEDPALSECDGQQSSHVSCIKELEKVLNMSHQCKDKDGWKEESGSDKEQLVEEEDDELKEVLDLRKIAVQLLQQEQQNRRRSLICRAESLIHRRRVTGRAHRFLSHSGSSGSKPRPPPQTARSASLDEGSSGASVLSGQPSSSCSFDGSLKTDQSDSEPMWPQVPPVLNQNEERRRNKYLRKDYLKYKCQSARKNSSGNDDCEEGLRNVDFSTTLTVFGLKPRSAFTRGSRQEYSSTDPSFTMRRKMEHLREEIEQIGLLRQNIESRLKVLLPDDVGAALMDGVVLCHLANHICPRSVASIHVPSPAVPKLSMAKCRRNVENFLDACKKLGVTQDKLCLPHHILEERGLVKVSVTVQALLDLPDSKPTQLSAV, encoded by the exons ATGGCGACTAGTCAGGGAGGTGTGGGAGCTGTCACGGCTCTACAAAGCCATCACTACTCTAGCGGACCTCACTGGAGCCCGGGAATTAGCCAGTAccagcaccagcagcagcaccacACGGCCCGCAGCCTGGACCGGGCTCTGGAGGATGCCGTGTGCTCGGGGCTACTGAACCTGAGCGGTAGGAAGCTGAGGGAGTACCCGGGGATGAGCTACGATCTGACCGATACAACACAAGCAG ATTTGTCCAAGAATCGACTCACAGACATCCCTCCAGAAGTGTGTCTCTTCGCCCCTCTCGAGTCTCTCAATCTCTACCACAACTGCATCAAGTGCATCCCAGAAGCCATTATCAATCTGCAGATGCTGACTTATCTTGACGTCAG CCGAAATCTCCTGTCAGTTTTGCCAAAATACTTGTTCAGCCTCCCCCTCAAAGTTCTGCTTGTGAGCAACAACAAGCTGGTGTCCATCCCCGAGGAGATCGGCAAGGCCAAAGAGTTGATGGAACTG GACGTGAGCTGTAATGAGATCCGGGTGCTACCAGCTCAGGTGGGGAGCCTTCATGCCTTGCGAGAACTTAACATCAGGAAGAATTGTCTTCACCTACTGCCTGAGG AGTTGGCTGACTTGCCTCTCATCCGACTTGACTTTTCCTGCAATAAGATCACAGAGATTCCTCCAGCTTACAGAAAACTCAGACAGCTGCAGCACATCATCCTAGATAACAATCCTATGCAGTCTCCACCCGCACAG ATTTGTCTCAAGGGCAAAGTGCACATATTCAAGTACCTGAACATCCAGGCGTGTAGGATGGACAAGAAACCGGACACCTTGGACCTTCCCTCTCTCGGCAAACGTTGCCTTCCACAGCCGCTTACAGATAG CATGGAAGATTTTTATCCCAGTAAGAACCACGGGCCGGACTCTGGAATTGGTAGTGACAATGGTGACAAGAGGCTGTCTACAACTGAG CCTTCAGATGACGACACTGTCAGCCTGCACTCTCAGGTTTCAGAGACAGCCCGTGCTGATgccctttctctcctctccaaaATGGATTCTTGCAAAG ATCAGGATCTCTATGACTTTATAGACCCCAACCCAGATGAAGATCCTGCTCTGTCAGAGTGTGACGGGCAGCAGAGCAGTCATGTGTCTTGTATAAAG gAACTGGAAAAAGTTCTTAACATGTCTCATCAATGCAAAGATAAGGATGGCTGGAAAGAGGAGTCTGG TTCTGATAAGGAGCAGCTAGTTGAGGAAGAAGATGATGAGCTGAAGGAAGTGCTGGATCTGAGGAAGATTGCTGTTCAGCTCttgcagcaggagcagcagaaTAG ACGACGGTCCTTAATTTGCAGAGCGGAGAGTCTTATTCACCGACGGAGAGTGACTGGCCGGGCTCACAG ATTCCTAAGTCACTCCGGAAGCTCAGGCAGCAAGCCAAGGCCCCCGCCTCAGACCGCTCGCAG TGCTTCTCTGGATGAAGGAAGTAGTGGAGCATCAGTGCTGAGTGGACAG CCTTCTTCCTCCTGCTCCTTCGATGGCAGCCTGAAGACAGACCAGTCAGATTCAGAGCCCATGTGGCCCCAAGTCCCACCCGTTCTCAATCAGAATGAAGAACGCAGAAGGAACAAGTACCTGAGAAAAGATTATCTCAAG TACAAGTGTCAGAGTGCTCGGAAAAACTCTAGTGGGAATGACGACTGTGAG GAGGGCTTGCGCAATGTTGATTTCAGCACCACTCTGACAGTGTTTGGACTAAAGCCGAGATCAG CCTTCACCAGAGGAAGCCGGCAAGAGTACAGCTCAACAGACCCCAGCTTCACTATGAGGAGGAAGATGGAGCACTTGAGAGAGGAAATCGAACAGATAGGACTCTTACGGCAG AACATTGAGTCCAGACTGAAGGTGTTGCTCCCAGACGATGTTGGAGCTGCTCTGATGGATGGGGTTGTCCTTTGCCATTTAGCTAATCACATTTGTCCTCGGTCTGTTGCCAGCATCCACGTGCCGTCTCCCGCAGTG CCAAAACTTAGCATGGCTAAATGCCGTAGGAATGTGGAGAACTTTTTGGATGCCTGTAAAAAGCTGGGTGTCACACAG GACAAGCTGTGTCTGCCCCATCACATCCTAGAAGAGCGTGGTTTGGTGAAGGTGAGTGTGACTGTCCAGGCTCTGCTGGATCTGCCTGATTCAAAGCCAACCCAACTGTCAGCTGTTTGA